In Nostoc sp. UHCC 0926, a single genomic region encodes these proteins:
- a CDS encoding HdeD family acid-resistance protein: MTTDAPRDINKNFNGSLITGVLLSIFGVIAIAVPSLSTIFAETWTALILISVGFTKLVYATQTRHRGGFIWKLLLSGLYIAAGIMLFVYPYTGVLTLTLLLGTFLLTEGTFELILAFRLRPQENWTWVLGNGIITLVLGAMIWFQWPFNAPWLLGTLVGVSIIFTGISRVMLSLNARSNLNPPDQTAKAT, translated from the coding sequence ATGACAACCGATGCTCCTAGAGATATTAACAAGAATTTTAATGGGTCACTGATAACTGGTGTTCTGCTGAGTATTTTCGGAGTTATTGCGATCGCAGTGCCTAGTCTCTCGACCATATTCGCCGAGACTTGGACTGCACTGATTTTGATTTCCGTGGGATTTACAAAACTAGTTTATGCGACTCAAACCCGTCACAGAGGAGGTTTTATTTGGAAACTTCTATTGAGCGGACTCTATATTGCAGCCGGTATAATGCTGTTTGTTTATCCTTATACGGGTGTTCTGACACTAACTCTGTTGCTTGGCACCTTTTTGCTGACTGAAGGCACATTTGAGTTAATTCTGGCATTCCGGTTACGTCCGCAAGAGAACTGGACGTGGGTACTAGGTAATGGCATTATTACGCTGGTCTTAGGCGCAATGATTTGGTTCCAGTGGCCCTTCAATGCGCCCTGGCTTCTTGGGACACTAGTTGGTGTCAGCATTATTTTCACTGGCATTTCACGCGTGATGCTATCGTTGAATGCTCGTTCTAACTTGAATCCTCCTGACCAAACTGCAAAAGCCACTTAG
- the dcm gene encoding DNA (cytosine-5-)-methyltransferase yields MVANHIARRVGSDVQKRIDALKIGQKMQDLPEELWHDSFKFYLKHDPNRQGGPNLRIIRLDPDKPSLTVTGYIFNKFVHPYENRFITVREAARLQGFPDNMKFEGTLTSTQLQVGNAVPVPLAEAVFKSLVQQAKSLGFENRSLKAFSLFSGAGGMDIGAYLTGSIESKVALDSWSDACATLRGFFGGDICVLENDISTVENPLSLWQKFSGEVEKPDIVFGGPPCQAFSQAGKQKGFQDDRGGMIYEFLRFVEQLYPPFFVMENVSNLKGIAGGTLYQQTWDKMANLGYNISVGVLLAADFGTPQLRRRLFFLGCRKDIGSIRLPLSTHSPELELFGLLPYVTVAKAFVDLPEAEFSR; encoded by the coding sequence TTGGTTGCAAATCACATTGCTAGACGGGTTGGTTCAGATGTACAAAAGCGTATCGATGCTTTAAAAATTGGGCAAAAAATGCAAGATTTGCCTGAAGAACTTTGGCACGATAGCTTTAAGTTTTATCTCAAGCACGATCCAAATCGTCAAGGTGGCCCAAATTTAAGAATAATTCGTCTTGATCCAGATAAACCCTCATTAACAGTGACAGGGTACATTTTCAATAAATTTGTCCATCCCTATGAAAACCGATTTATTACTGTGCGAGAGGCAGCTCGTTTACAAGGGTTTCCTGACAATATGAAATTCGAGGGAACGCTAACAAGTACTCAGCTTCAGGTAGGTAATGCTGTACCTGTACCCCTTGCAGAAGCTGTGTTTAAATCTTTAGTTCAGCAAGCAAAGTCACTAGGATTTGAAAATCGTTCCCTCAAAGCTTTCAGCCTATTTAGCGGCGCAGGAGGTATGGATATTGGTGCTTATCTTACAGGTAGTATAGAAAGTAAGGTAGCTCTCGATAGTTGGTCAGATGCTTGTGCAACACTGCGTGGTTTTTTTGGTGGCGATATTTGCGTTTTGGAAAATGATATTTCCACTGTAGAAAACCCGTTAAGTCTATGGCAAAAGTTTTCCGGTGAAGTTGAGAAACCAGATATTGTCTTTGGAGGGCCACCCTGCCAAGCTTTCAGTCAGGCAGGTAAACAAAAAGGTTTTCAGGATGATCGAGGTGGTATGATTTATGAATTTTTACGTTTTGTCGAGCAATTGTATCCCCCCTTTTTCGTTATGGAAAATGTATCTAATCTCAAAGGGATTGCAGGTGGCACACTATACCAGCAAACTTGGGATAAAATGGCGAATTTGGGTTACAACATCTCAGTCGGTGTACTTTTAGCTGCTGATTTCGGTACTCCCCAGTTAAGGCGGCGATTATTTTTTCTTGGTTGCCGAAAGGACATTGGTAGTATTCGCTTACCTTTATCTACTCATAGTCCTGAACTTGAATTATTTGGGCTACTACCCTACGTAACTGTTGCTAAGGCTTTTGTTGACTTGCCAGAAGCAGAGTTCAGCCGTTAA
- a CDS encoding alpha/beta hydrolase, with the protein MQIYQLFNRLNNRKFTKLLTQTVALGVGAIVLLLSTNANAAEQVVLKYGTFQGQISVQELSQFTETGKTTPTLRAYLEAAKQDPAVARKALKAPIKADPAFLNNLLSSWAGPILVDQIGEVVHPPTGQLDQQALRSALSASIKQNGEVTLLGAIQNYPNTSVELEGDRLIAVYERLSNLAELL; encoded by the coding sequence ATGCAGATTTATCAACTTTTCAATCGATTAAACAATAGGAAATTTACTAAGTTACTCACTCAGACTGTAGCTTTAGGCGTAGGTGCTATTGTTCTCCTCTTAAGTACTAATGCTAATGCTGCCGAGCAAGTTGTTTTAAAGTATGGTACTTTTCAGGGGCAAATATCTGTTCAAGAATTAAGTCAGTTTACAGAAACTGGCAAGACTACCCCGACGTTAAGAGCTTATTTGGAGGCGGCCAAACAAGACCCCGCAGTAGCTCGTAAGGCATTGAAAGCCCCAATTAAAGCCGATCCTGCCTTTTTAAATAATTTACTGTCTAGCTGGGCTGGGCCAATTTTAGTTGACCAAATTGGTGAAGTAGTTCACCCTCCCACAGGACAACTAGATCAGCAGGCCCTGCGAAGCGCTTTAAGTGCATCTATTAAACAAAATGGTGAAGTTACACTGCTTGGAGCGATTCAGAATTATCCAAATACTTCTGTTGAACTTGAAGGAGATCGTCTAATCGCTGTTTATGAACGCCTAAGCAATCTTGCAGAACTCTTATGA
- a CDS encoding retropepsin-like aspartic protease family protein, with protein sequence MNNQIKVMTLTAIGLMPTLIFLTFFYRAIADDPGVCYMVTSSGKTVGLGSLCGNIVAPSDNRVFRVPVKRRFGGTPVIDVTFNDKKTFEMIVDTGASETIITLSMANTLQLQATGTMQAQIADGSQVEFPTSKVKSIAVGGITANNLQVAIAPKASIGLLGHDFFGDYDIKILEKEVEFHHR encoded by the coding sequence ATGAATAATCAGATTAAAGTCATGACTTTAACTGCGATCGGACTAATGCCGACGCTAATATTTTTAACATTCTTTTATCGGGCAATAGCTGACGATCCAGGAGTATGTTACATGGTAACCTCCTCTGGTAAAACCGTTGGATTGGGAAGCCTTTGTGGTAATATAGTCGCACCTTCAGACAACAGAGTTTTTCGAGTCCCAGTCAAACGCCGCTTTGGTGGAACTCCAGTGATTGATGTTACCTTCAATGACAAAAAAACCTTTGAAATGATTGTAGATACAGGTGCCAGTGAAACCATTATCACTCTAAGTATGGCGAATACACTTCAACTCCAGGCTACAGGTACAATGCAAGCTCAAATTGCCGATGGTAGCCAAGTAGAATTTCCAACCAGTAAGGTAAAATCTATTGCAGTAGGTGGAATTACAGCCAATAATCTTCAGGTAGCGATCGCACCCAAAGCAAGCATCGGCTTACTGGGCCACGATTTCTTTGGCGACTATGATATTAAAATTCTGGAGAAAGAGGTGGAATTTCATCACCGCTAA
- a CDS encoding bromodomain-containing protein: MDWKYRWKNGSQPSRDEAVKNPHLLDESQFENQQDRKLAEESARKHLGIPAPTLDEEQSILPRAASPDENFL; the protein is encoded by the coding sequence ATGGACTGGAAGTATAGGTGGAAAAATGGCTCTCAGCCAAGCCGAGATGAAGCGGTAAAAAACCCTCATTTGTTAGATGAGAGTCAGTTCGAGAACCAGCAAGACCGAAAGCTAGCTGAAGAATCTGCAAGGAAGCATTTGGGCATACCTGCACCAACCTTAGATGAGGAGCAGTCAATACTACCTCGTGCAGCTTCGCCTGATGAAAACTTTCTATAA
- a CDS encoding pyridoxamine 5'-phosphate oxidase family protein, producing the protein MTTSTDRDQQIQKLRELIKDIDYGMFTTVDDNGSLHSYPMSKSGEINSDSILWFFTYANSHKVTEIEQHEQVNISFSSPEQQRYVSISGTSQLVKDRNKMRELWKPELQTWFPKGLDEPDIALLQVNLNQVNYWDSASSFKPQTISF; encoded by the coding sequence ATGACAACTTCTACAGACCGCGATCAACAAATTCAAAAGCTGCGTGAACTAATCAAAGATATTGATTATGGGATGTTTACCACAGTCGATGATAATGGAAGTTTGCATAGTTATCCCATGTCAAAGAGTGGCGAGATTAACTCTGATAGCATCCTCTGGTTTTTTACCTATGCTAATTCCCATAAGGTGACTGAGATTGAACAACATGAGCAGGTCAATATTAGTTTCTCATCACCTGAGCAGCAGCGATACGTTTCTATTTCAGGTACATCACAACTCGTGAAAGACCGCAACAAGATGCGAGAACTATGGAAGCCAGAACTTCAAACCTGGTTTCCTAAAGGACTGGACGAACCCGATATTGCTTTGCTTCAGGTGAATCTTAACCAGGTGAATTATTGGGATAGTGCATCGAGTTTTAAGCCACAAACAATTAGTTTTTGA
- a CDS encoding ChaB family protein produces MPYKQIADLPDLIKEHLPKHVQEIFRAAFNNAQEKYGEEERAFRVAWSAVKRDYEKGNDGHWHKKPE; encoded by the coding sequence ATGCCTTACAAACAGATTGCAGACTTACCAGATTTAATCAAAGAGCACTTACCTAAGCACGTCCAAGAAATTTTTCGGGCTGCATTTAATAATGCTCAAGAAAAATATGGTGAAGAAGAGCGTGCCTTTCGTGTTGCTTGGAGCGCGGTGAAACGCGATTACGAAAAAGGCAATGATGGGCATTGGCACAAAAAGCCAGAATAG
- a CDS encoding nucleoside phosphorylase: MTGKRFYHIGFGQDDLGSLPPSIALLSGDPERSRLIAETYLQDLRLLSENRGLNSYVGYLPNGRPILSATSGMGAPSLSIVVNELIQVGIRQIIRIGTCGSIQPYIPVGSIIISSAALCRQGAANDIAPVEYPAAADPFLTVALVKAARELEVEHYIGITASVDTFYEGQERIDSANPNLMRSLHGITEEYRRLNILNYEMECGTLFKMAGVYNFAAAAICGVVAGRTVSENIILEQKDIAVKNAITTAVHAAATFE; the protein is encoded by the coding sequence ATGACTGGTAAACGCTTTTATCACATTGGCTTTGGGCAAGATGATTTGGGTTCATTGCCTCCCAGCATTGCTCTATTATCTGGCGATCCGGAGCGATCGCGTTTAATTGCTGAAACTTATTTGCAGGATTTGCGCTTATTATCGGAGAATCGCGGACTCAATAGCTATGTGGGATACTTACCAAATGGTCGCCCCATCTTATCTGCTACTAGTGGTATGGGTGCGCCTTCATTGAGTATTGTAGTCAATGAGTTAATACAAGTAGGAATCCGGCAAATTATTCGCATTGGAACTTGCGGATCAATTCAACCTTATATACCAGTCGGTAGCATTATCATTAGCAGTGCAGCATTGTGTCGCCAAGGTGCAGCAAATGACATTGCGCCTGTGGAGTATCCAGCCGCAGCTGATCCGTTTCTCACAGTCGCCTTAGTTAAAGCCGCGCGAGAATTAGAGGTTGAACATTACATAGGAATTACGGCATCAGTTGATACTTTTTACGAAGGACAAGAACGCATTGATTCAGCGAATCCAAATTTAATGCGATCGCTGCATGGCATCACAGAAGAATATCGGCGCTTGAATATCTTAAATTATGAGATGGAATGCGGCACACTATTTAAAATGGCAGGAGTGTATAATTTTGCAGCAGCAGCTATTTGTGGTGTAGTAGCTGGGCGTACTGTTAGTGAAAATATCATCTTAGAACAAAAGGATATTGCTGTTAAAAATGCGATCACAACTGCTGTACATGCAGCAGCAACCTTTGAGTAA
- a CDS encoding glycoside hydrolase family 10 protein codes for MVSITTSFSDIQNHWARLFITALAQRGIVSGSPNGTYRPDNSLTRAEFAAIIAKAFPTVTKKRQYIPFVDVPTNYWAAAAIQAAYEKVFLSGFPDKSFRSSNRITRVEVLVSLVVGLEIATKVKPDLLSQLPEIYQDSVQIPGYGRNHIAIATSAGLVVSFPNVKLLNPNLAATRADVAVIIYQALVYLGEVEKIPSNYLVKPPIPIPIPIPTPTPTPTPTPTPIPIPTPTPAGSVRINHSREFRGAWVVSVWNGDWPSKAGLSVAQQKAELSEIISKLQALNFNALIFQVRPEGDALYESKLEPWSAWITGTQGQAPEPFYDPLAFAIAECHKRNIELHAWFNPYRASTSTDPAKTVRPHIAVTNPESVYLWKTQRWMDPGLKVVQDRAYSVIIDVVKRYDVDGIHLDDYFYPYPIEGQSFPDNKTYAAYKAAGGTLNLGDWRRDNVNKMVQRLWQGIKATKPDVKFGISPFGIYRPGQPAGITGLDAYNVLYADSKKWLEQGWIDYIAPQLYWRTDQPQQSYFALLKWWTQVNTKQRHVYAGNNLTEPSNKSRESDEIEKQVKISRSQAGQLSLGNIFFNLAVLTENSQGIADKFQSLLYNKPALPPTLSWQDTTPPPPPIGLQVNNRKLSWQPGDNQPVRSWTLYRQTGDTWTIGRILSAGTTFATVQQAGTYAVCAVDRLANESVGIVIVVS; via the coding sequence ATGGTATCTATTACTACTTCCTTCTCGGATATTCAAAACCATTGGGCACGCTTATTTATTACAGCCTTAGCCCAACGTGGTATTGTCAGTGGGTCGCCTAATGGCACATATCGCCCCGATAACTCACTCACTCGTGCTGAATTTGCCGCCATCATCGCTAAGGCATTTCCCACAGTTACCAAGAAGCGGCAGTATATCCCCTTTGTTGATGTACCTACTAATTATTGGGCAGCAGCCGCCATTCAAGCAGCTTATGAAAAAGTATTTCTTAGCGGGTTTCCTGATAAAAGTTTCCGTTCCTCTAACCGAATTACGAGAGTAGAAGTCTTAGTTTCCTTAGTAGTAGGCTTAGAAATTGCCACCAAGGTAAAACCTGACCTCCTCTCACAACTCCCAGAAATTTATCAAGATTCTGTTCAGATTCCTGGGTATGGTAGAAATCACATAGCTATTGCCACCAGCGCTGGATTGGTGGTTAGTTTCCCAAATGTGAAATTACTCAATCCCAATCTCGCAGCCACCCGTGCAGATGTGGCAGTAATTATTTATCAAGCTTTGGTGTATTTAGGAGAGGTAGAAAAAATTCCCTCTAATTATCTTGTGAAGCCGCCAATACCGATACCGATACCAATACCAACGCCAACGCCAACACCAACACCAACACCAACGCCAATACCAATACCCACACCCACACCTGCCGGTAGTGTTAGGATAAATCATAGTCGAGAATTCCGGGGGGCGTGGGTAGTATCTGTGTGGAATGGTGATTGGCCTTCCAAAGCGGGACTTTCTGTTGCCCAACAAAAAGCTGAACTCAGCGAGATTATTAGTAAATTACAAGCGCTAAACTTCAATGCCCTCATCTTTCAGGTGCGACCAGAGGGAGACGCCTTATATGAATCTAAATTAGAGCCTTGGAGTGCTTGGATTACAGGAACTCAGGGTCAAGCACCAGAACCATTTTATGATCCTTTAGCGTTTGCGATCGCAGAATGTCATAAGCGCAATATTGAACTTCATGCTTGGTTTAACCCCTACCGCGCCAGCACTTCCACCGACCCAGCCAAAACAGTTCGTCCTCACATAGCAGTTACCAATCCAGAAAGCGTTTATTTGTGGAAAACTCAACGCTGGATGGACCCAGGACTGAAAGTAGTTCAGGACAGAGCTTACAGCGTAATTATCGACGTAGTGAAGCGCTACGATGTTGATGGCATTCACTTAGATGATTATTTCTATCCATATCCCATCGAGGGACAGTCTTTCCCTGATAACAAAACCTATGCTGCATATAAAGCAGCAGGTGGTACACTCAACCTTGGCGACTGGCGACGGGACAACGTTAACAAAATGGTACAGCGCCTTTGGCAGGGAATTAAAGCAACCAAACCCGACGTTAAATTTGGTATTAGTCCCTTTGGGATTTATCGCCCCGGACAACCCGCTGGTATTACTGGGTTGGATGCTTACAACGTGCTGTATGCTGACTCGAAGAAATGGTTAGAACAAGGCTGGATTGATTATATTGCGCCTCAACTTTATTGGCGCACAGACCAACCACAACAAAGTTATTTTGCGTTGCTAAAGTGGTGGACACAGGTAAATACAAAGCAAAGACACGTTTACGCTGGTAATAATTTGACAGAACCAAGCAACAAGAGTCGGGAGAGTGATGAGATTGAAAAGCAGGTGAAAATTAGTCGTAGCCAAGCTGGACAGTTGTCACTGGGGAATATCTTCTTTAATCTCGCTGTTTTGACGGAAAATAGTCAAGGCATTGCAGATAAATTCCAAAGTCTGCTTTATAACAAACCTGCGTTACCTCCAACTTTGTCTTGGCAAGATACAACACCACCCCCTCCACCGATTGGATTACAAGTCAATAACCGTAAACTGAGTTGGCAGCCTGGTGATAATCAGCCAGTTCGTTCTTGGACACTTTATCGGCAAACTGGCGATACTTGGACAATTGGGCGAATTTTGTCTGCTGGCACAACCTTTGCTACTGTCCAACAAGCGGGAACCTATGCCGTGTGTGCGGTGGATAGATTGGCGAATGAGAGTGTGGGAATAGTCATTGTAGTTAGTTGA